One window of Mucilaginibacter inviolabilis genomic DNA carries:
- the proC gene encoding pyrroline-5-carboxylate reductase yields MNSSQHLAILGSGNIGLSLAKGLVKANICKPQQISLTRRNVSALAEYAQLGYHTTDNNTKAVKKADIIVLAVLPQQLNKLLDEIKPVIKAEKQLIISVISGVTCNDIRQQLDLNVQVIRAMPNTAIAIGHSMTCIATDNGTNKNINLVKSLFDTVGMSIQINEELMTSATALCACGIAFFLRSIRAASQGGTEIGFHAHDALKMAAQTAKGAADLLLQLASHPEQEIDKVTSPSGCTIAGLNEMEHNGFSSAMIKGIKLSAEKAGDLYKKDE; encoded by the coding sequence ATGAATTCATCACAGCATTTAGCCATTTTAGGATCTGGTAACATTGGGCTGTCATTAGCCAAAGGGTTAGTAAAAGCAAACATTTGCAAACCCCAGCAAATTTCACTCACACGCCGTAACGTATCGGCATTGGCAGAATATGCCCAATTAGGCTATCATACTACCGATAATAATACTAAGGCAGTAAAAAAAGCCGATATTATTGTTTTGGCCGTACTCCCCCAACAGCTTAATAAACTACTGGATGAAATAAAACCCGTTATAAAAGCTGAAAAGCAATTGATCATTTCCGTAATATCCGGAGTTACTTGTAACGATATCCGCCAGCAGCTTGATTTGAATGTACAGGTAATAAGAGCTATGCCCAATACGGCTATAGCCATTGGTCACTCTATGACCTGTATTGCTACTGATAATGGCACCAATAAAAATATAAACCTGGTAAAATCTCTGTTTGATACCGTAGGTATGAGTATCCAGATCAATGAAGAGCTGATGACTTCGGCAACGGCTCTTTGTGCCTGTGGTATCGCGTTTTTCCTGCGTTCTATCCGTGCGGCCTCACAAGGTGGTACCGAGATAGGCTTTCATGCACATGATGCTTTAAAAATGGCGGCCCAAACCGCTAAAGGAGCTGCCGATCTGCTGTTGCAGCTGGCATCACACCCGGAGCAGGAGATTGATAAGGTTACCTCGCCAAGCGGATGTACTATTGCCGGTTTAAATGAAATGGAGCACAATGGTTTCAGTTCGGCTATGATCAAAGGCATTAAGCTTTCGGCAGAAAAGGCGGGAGATCTTTATAAGAAGGACGAATAA
- a CDS encoding aspartate kinase: MLTVEKIGGTSMTALSDVIKNIILFERSGQQLYNRIFVVSAFSGVTNLLLENKKTGAPGVYHKLATYKDFHKPLKALIVKLKQINKSYESLGLNIAEADKFIEQRLKDAQTYLENIANILASGYVNKDDVLLAAREILASIGESHSAFNFTNILQNMGINATFVDLSGFHDHRSFTIDQRIKKDLQDIDFENTITIVTGYTKGTEGIMREFDRGYSEVTFSKIAVAVKPEEAIIHKEYHLCTADPELVGVDNCFPVGNTNYDVADQLADVGMEAIHPKASKPLEIHDIDLRIKNTFQPEHPGTLITREYICDKKRVEVITGTERVMMIDIYDPSMVGNVGTDFHIMQLFYKFGVSYTFKATSANSISIVIWDKDFNKKLIQELENDYEKVTVEKMAMVCLIGSNMDQPGLLAKSATALAQKGINIKSCGFALRKVNIQFLVAREDFKEAIKALNKAMI; this comes from the coding sequence ATGTTAACAGTCGAAAAAATTGGCGGTACCTCTATGACCGCCTTAAGTGATGTCATCAAAAACATCATCTTATTTGAACGTTCCGGACAACAATTGTACAATCGCATCTTTGTAGTATCGGCCTTTTCAGGGGTAACCAATCTCCTGCTTGAAAATAAAAAAACCGGAGCACCCGGTGTTTATCATAAACTGGCTACTTATAAAGATTTTCATAAACCGCTTAAAGCCCTTATCGTAAAGCTAAAGCAGATCAATAAAAGCTATGAAAGCCTGGGCTTAAATATTGCCGAAGCAGATAAATTTATTGAACAACGTCTTAAAGATGCGCAGACCTATCTCGAAAACATCGCTAATATTCTGGCCTCTGGTTATGTAAACAAAGATGATGTGCTGCTGGCTGCCCGCGAAATCCTGGCGTCAATAGGCGAAAGTCACTCGGCGTTTAACTTTACTAATATCCTGCAAAATATGGGTATTAACGCCACGTTTGTTGACTTGAGTGGGTTTCATGACCATCGATCTTTCACTATTGATCAGCGCATTAAGAAAGATCTGCAGGATATCGATTTTGAAAATACGATCACCATCGTAACTGGCTATACCAAAGGTACGGAGGGTATCATGCGAGAATTTGACCGTGGCTATTCCGAAGTTACTTTTAGTAAAATAGCCGTAGCCGTTAAACCGGAAGAAGCCATTATACATAAAGAATATCACCTATGCACAGCTGATCCGGAACTGGTTGGTGTTGATAATTGTTTTCCTGTGGGTAATACAAACTACGATGTAGCTGATCAATTGGCCGATGTGGGCATGGAAGCGATACATCCTAAGGCATCAAAGCCACTGGAGATACACGATATCGATCTCCGCATCAAAAATACTTTTCAGCCTGAACACCCGGGTACATTGATAACCCGCGAATATATATGCGATAAAAAACGCGTTGAGGTAATAACAGGCACAGAACGTGTGATGATGATTGACATCTACGATCCATCCATGGTAGGTAATGTAGGTACCGATTTCCACATCATGCAGCTGTTCTATAAATTCGGTGTAAGCTATACGTTTAAGGCCACCAGCGCCAATAGTATCTCTATAGTGATATGGGATAAGGATTTTAATAAAAAGCTGATACAAGAGCTCGAAAACGATTATGAGAAGGTAACTGTAGAAAAAATGGCTATGGTTTGTCTCATAGGCTCTAATATGGATCAACCAGGCTTGCTGGCTAAATCTGCAACGGCATTAGCTCAAAAAGGCATCAATATCAAAAGCTGTGGTTTTGCCCTGCGTAAGGTTAACATCCAGTTCCTGGTAGCCCGCGAGGATTTTAAAGAAGCCATCAAAGCTTTGAATAAAGCGATGATATAA
- a CDS encoding S9 family peptidase, producing the protein MRKTLLLLFSIFIFLNVSAQKTEKKPLDNTVFDGWQSISNQHISNNGKWIFYVIKPQQGDAELVITNTANSTKIRIPRADTASFINDSRFVTFLIRPFYKAIREAKIKKKKQAEFPKDTLGIITLGSQSITKVPAIRSFKLSANAPVVAYLAAADTIKKPLPNDTSKKAVSATIAPSTHEGSNLTVNKLGTTITRTFKYATDYQLSKNGKLLAFAVTAPAKQKDVKSGMYVYDIDKNVLKVISTGRGNYRNITIDDEGKQLAFTAEKNPEKALVKPFKLYYYTNSRDSAVIIAEAGSKGLSEHWAVSGDGKVYFSKSGSNLFFGTAPIPKPADTTIVDFEVAKLDIWNYKDDYLQPQQLKNLQTELKRSYLAVIKPNEAEPRPLQLGSKAVQEILVAENKDARYVLGVTDTGARIQAQWQGGTKQQAILIDTKSGNKRLINASARARYRISPDGKYVIWFDLEQQNWFCYTIANGQKNNLTATTGTKMSDELNDVPDYASDYGLAGWLQGDKAVLIYDRYDIWKIDPATGAVTNFTNGIGRKNKFIIRYDATDPEQKFIPLKQQMWLQTQNETNKQWGYYTKYPESNSVPEKATMIPMSYGDLLKAKNANTYIYTKASYELPPDLYVSSDLKKETKLSDINPQQANYNWGTVSLVHWTTPKGYHSEGILYKPEDFDPNKKYPMIVYFYEKLSEGLYNYIAPAPTPSRLPISYFVSNGYLVFAPDISYQTGHPGASAVEYINSGVEALKKNTWVDAAHIGIQGQSWGGYQVAYLITQTNMYAAAWAGAPVANMTSAYGGIRWESGVNRQFQYERTQSRIGATLWEKPELYIENSPLFQLPKVQTPVMIMSNDADGAVPWYQGIEMFTALRRLGKPVWLLQYNGEAHNLVLRQNRKDITIREQQFFDHFLKGAPLPVWMAKGVPAVDKGKEWGFELVK; encoded by the coding sequence ATGCGCAAAACCTTACTCCTGTTATTTTCGATCTTTATTTTTCTTAATGTATCTGCTCAAAAGACAGAAAAAAAACCTTTAGACAATACCGTTTTTGATGGATGGCAAAGCATCAGCAACCAGCACATCAGTAACAATGGCAAATGGATATTTTACGTAATAAAACCACAGCAAGGAGATGCTGAGCTGGTGATCACCAATACAGCTAATTCCACTAAAATAAGGATACCCCGTGCTGATACGGCCAGCTTCATTAACGATTCCAGGTTTGTCACTTTCCTGATCAGGCCATTTTATAAAGCCATCCGCGAGGCTAAAATCAAAAAGAAAAAACAGGCGGAGTTTCCAAAAGATACACTGGGCATTATTACCTTGGGTTCCCAATCTATTACCAAGGTGCCTGCTATTCGGTCGTTTAAGCTTTCGGCAAATGCACCGGTAGTAGCCTACCTGGCCGCTGCTGATACGATAAAAAAACCGCTCCCTAACGACACCTCAAAAAAAGCTGTAAGCGCAACAATTGCTCCTTCTACACATGAAGGTTCAAATTTAACCGTAAACAAATTAGGTACCACCATAACACGTACATTCAAATATGCTACCGATTATCAATTAAGCAAAAATGGAAAGCTATTGGCGTTTGCGGTTACCGCGCCTGCAAAACAGAAAGATGTCAAATCGGGCATGTATGTTTATGATATTGATAAAAATGTGCTTAAGGTCATAAGTACCGGTCGCGGCAATTACCGCAATATCACAATCGACGATGAAGGTAAACAGCTGGCCTTTACCGCCGAAAAAAATCCTGAAAAGGCATTAGTTAAACCCTTTAAACTGTATTATTATACAAACAGTCGTGATAGTGCGGTAATTATAGCCGAAGCTGGATCAAAAGGCCTTTCAGAACATTGGGCTGTAAGTGGTGATGGTAAGGTTTACTTTAGCAAAAGTGGCAGTAACCTGTTTTTTGGTACCGCCCCTATCCCCAAACCCGCTGATACTACTATTGTTGATTTTGAAGTGGCTAAACTGGATATCTGGAATTATAAGGACGATTATCTGCAGCCCCAACAGTTAAAAAACCTGCAAACAGAATTAAAACGTAGCTACCTGGCTGTTATAAAACCAAATGAGGCAGAGCCTAGACCATTACAATTAGGCAGTAAGGCAGTACAGGAAATACTGGTTGCCGAAAATAAAGACGCCCGTTATGTTTTGGGAGTAACTGATACCGGGGCTCGCATACAAGCCCAATGGCAAGGCGGCACTAAACAACAAGCTATTTTGATTGATACCAAAAGCGGCAATAAACGCCTTATTAACGCGAGCGCCAGAGCACGATACCGGATATCCCCTGATGGCAAATATGTGATATGGTTTGATCTGGAGCAACAAAACTGGTTCTGCTATACCATTGCCAATGGACAAAAAAATAACCTTACAGCTACTACTGGAACAAAAATGAGCGACGAACTAAATGATGTTCCTGATTACGCGTCGGATTATGGTCTTGCTGGTTGGTTACAGGGCGATAAAGCTGTTTTAATATATGATCGATATGATATCTGGAAAATCGACCCCGCTACAGGTGCTGTTACTAACTTTACCAATGGTATTGGCCGCAAGAATAAATTCATTATCCGCTATGATGCTACCGATCCGGAACAGAAGTTTATTCCGTTAAAACAGCAAATGTGGCTGCAAACCCAAAACGAGACTAATAAACAATGGGGCTATTATACTAAATATCCGGAGAGCAATTCTGTTCCGGAAAAGGCTACGATGATCCCGATGAGTTATGGCGATCTGTTAAAAGCAAAAAACGCCAATACCTACATCTATACCAAAGCCAGCTATGAACTGCCTCCTGATTTATATGTATCGTCAGATCTGAAAAAAGAAACCAAACTAAGTGATATCAATCCACAACAGGCCAATTATAATTGGGGCACCGTATCACTAGTACATTGGACAACTCCCAAAGGATATCATTCGGAAGGTATTTTGTACAAACCTGAAGATTTTGATCCCAATAAAAAATATCCAATGATCGTATATTTTTATGAGAAACTATCAGAAGGGCTTTATAACTATATAGCTCCAGCCCCTACTCCATCGCGATTACCAATCTCGTACTTTGTGAGCAATGGATATTTGGTTTTTGCGCCCGATATCAGCTATCAAACCGGGCATCCGGGTGCATCAGCGGTTGAATATATTAATTCGGGTGTAGAAGCGCTTAAAAAGAACACGTGGGTTGATGCGGCCCATATTGGCATCCAGGGACAAAGCTGGGGAGGCTATCAGGTGGCTTATCTCATCACACAAACTAATATGTATGCCGCTGCCTGGGCCGGCGCACCTGTAGCCAACATGACATCGGCTTATGGTGGTATACGTTGGGAATCGGGTGTAAACAGGCAATTTCAGTATGAAAGAACACAAAGCCGTATTGGTGCCACTTTGTGGGAAAAACCTGAGCTGTACATAGAAAATTCACCCTTATTTCAGCTCCCTAAAGTGCAAACGCCTGTAATGATCATGAGTAATGATGCCGATGGCGCCGTGCCATGGTATCAGGGTATAGAAATGTTTACCGCCTTGCGTCGCCTGGGGAAACCTGTTTGGCTTTTACAATACAATGGCGAAGCACATAACCTGGTTTTAAGACAAAACCGTAAGGACATCACCATACGTGAGCAGCAATTTTTTGACCATTTTTTAAAAGGCGCACCTCTGCCTGTTTGGATGGCTAAAGGGGTACCTGCTGTTGACAAAGGGAAAGAGTGGGGTTTTGAATTAGTGAAGTAA
- a CDS encoding dihydrolipoamide acetyltransferase family protein: MAKYQLLLPKMGESVAEATIIKWTKNPGDHIDADEAVMEIATDKVDSDVPSPVAGKLIEQLYKENDVVQVGSVIAIIETNEPASNETEKTTAVQPVEEQKATEEAAPAQTASHITETVQNEQPAVLAESLAIPGLDQLEKKNIATDAPSFKSEGRFYSPLVKNIASQEGISTDELDKIPGSGSDGRLTKDDLLNYLQHKQKSSATQKAEEPLKQQAPVTFSAPVAPPVVANTYTPPPVATPVAEPAKTEEAPKPVASVSGADEVIEMDRMRRLIADHMVMSKHTSPHVTSFVEADVTNLVLWRDKVKSSFEKREGEKITFTPIFIEAVVKAIKDFPMINITVNGTQIIKKAAINISMATALPSGNLIVPVIKKADELNLLGITKAVNDLANRARIGKLQPDDVKDGTFTITNVGSFGNVMGTPIINQPQVAILAVGAIRKKPAVIETKEGDMIAIRHMMFLSLSYDHRVVDGALGGSFVRRVADYLEQWDPNRTI; the protein is encoded by the coding sequence ATGGCCAAATACCAACTATTATTGCCAAAAATGGGTGAGAGTGTTGCAGAAGCAACTATAATTAAATGGACAAAAAATCCAGGTGATCATATAGATGCTGATGAAGCAGTAATGGAAATAGCAACGGATAAAGTTGATTCGGATGTTCCATCACCGGTAGCTGGTAAACTTATTGAACAACTCTACAAAGAGAATGATGTTGTTCAGGTGGGATCTGTGATCGCCATCATTGAAACCAATGAACCTGCTTCAAATGAAACTGAAAAAACAACAGCTGTACAACCTGTAGAAGAACAAAAAGCTACAGAAGAAGCGGCTCCTGCACAAACTGCCAGCCACATTACAGAAACGGTACAAAATGAGCAGCCCGCGGTTTTAGCTGAATCTCTGGCTATACCAGGTTTGGATCAATTGGAGAAAAAGAATATTGCTACCGATGCCCCTTCATTTAAAAGTGAAGGACGTTTTTATTCGCCATTAGTAAAAAATATTGCCAGTCAGGAAGGTATCAGTACCGATGAACTGGACAAGATACCGGGAAGCGGCTCTGACGGGCGTTTAACCAAAGATGACCTTTTAAACTATCTGCAACATAAACAGAAATCATCTGCTACTCAAAAAGCAGAAGAACCATTGAAGCAACAAGCTCCGGTAACATTTAGCGCTCCTGTGGCACCGCCGGTTGTCGCAAATACTTATACGCCTCCTCCGGTTGCCACTCCAGTTGCAGAACCAGCTAAAACAGAAGAGGCACCAAAGCCTGTTGCTTCGGTATCCGGCGCGGATGAAGTTATTGAAATGGACAGAATGCGCCGTTTAATTGCCGATCATATGGTGATGAGTAAACATACTTCGCCGCATGTTACTTCATTTGTGGAGGCCGATGTAACCAACCTGGTGTTATGGCGCGATAAGGTTAAGAGTAGCTTTGAAAAACGTGAAGGTGAAAAGATAACCTTTACACCTATATTTATCGAGGCTGTTGTAAAAGCTATCAAAGATTTCCCGATGATCAATATTACCGTAAATGGTACACAGATCATCAAAAAAGCGGCTATTAACATCAGCATGGCTACTGCTTTACCAAGTGGCAATTTGATAGTACCGGTGATTAAAAAGGCTGATGAGTTAAACTTGTTGGGCATTACCAAAGCGGTAAATGATCTGGCTAACAGAGCTCGTATCGGCAAATTGCAGCCTGATGATGTAAAGGATGGTACATTTACTATTACTAACGTTGGCTCATTTGGTAATGTAATGGGTACGCCTATTATTAATCAGCCACAGGTAGCTATTTTAGCTGTTGGCGCTATCAGGAAAAAACCTGCTGTAATCGAAACAAAAGAAGGTGATATGATCGCTATCCGTCATATGATGTTCCTGTCATTATCCTACGATCACCGTGTGGTTGATGGGGCCCTGGGCGGATCATTTGTACGCCGTGTTGCTGATTATCTGGAGCAATGGGATCCAAACAGAACGATATAA
- a CDS encoding competence/damage-inducible protein A — MLAEIITIGDEILIGQIVDTNSAWMATELNQIGIRVKQISSISDDREHILKALAEATNRVDIVFITGGLGPTKDDITKKTLAEYFGVELVEDAETLEHVKGIFARYNRPLLEVNRLQAYVPANCKVIFNQNGTAPGMWFYENKVTYISMPGVPFEMMYMMTERVLPQIKELFKLPVIIHKTILTAGEGESFLAERIADIEDSLPAHIKLAYLPKLGMVRLRLSAFADQETDLQEQVDQFAQKIIERIGAAFVIDEDIALEKAILNKMEAQGLTLSVAESCTGGYLSHLFTQHPGCSSVFLGGGVTYAYELKESILGVKQETLDNFGAVSEQTVKEMVEGALKNFKSDFAIAITGIAGPDGGTDTKPVGTVWIAVAGNQKMLIKKYTFGNKRRQNIERSAVTALTMLNTLLT; from the coding sequence ATGCTGGCAGAAATTATAACCATAGGCGACGAAATACTTATAGGTCAAATTGTTGATACCAATTCGGCCTGGATGGCCACCGAGCTAAATCAAATTGGCATCCGTGTAAAACAAATATCCTCGATATCTGATGATCGTGAACATATCCTGAAAGCCCTGGCCGAGGCTACCAATCGAGTGGATATTGTTTTTATTACCGGAGGCTTGGGGCCAACCAAGGATGACATTACTAAAAAAACATTAGCAGAATATTTTGGTGTTGAACTGGTGGAAGATGCAGAAACCCTTGAACATGTAAAAGGTATTTTTGCCCGTTATAATCGCCCCTTACTTGAGGTGAATCGTTTACAGGCTTACGTACCAGCTAACTGCAAAGTGATCTTTAATCAAAATGGCACAGCGCCGGGCATGTGGTTTTATGAAAATAAAGTTACCTACATATCTATGCCGGGAGTACCTTTTGAGATGATGTACATGATGACAGAGCGGGTACTACCTCAAATTAAAGAACTGTTCAAGCTACCCGTTATCATTCATAAAACCATTTTGACTGCAGGAGAAGGAGAATCCTTTTTAGCCGAACGTATAGCCGATATTGAAGATAGTCTTCCCGCTCACATTAAACTAGCCTATTTGCCCAAGTTGGGCATGGTGCGTTTACGCTTAAGTGCGTTTGCTGATCAGGAAACAGATTTACAGGAGCAAGTAGATCAATTTGCCCAAAAGATAATTGAGCGTATAGGGGCTGCTTTTGTAATAGATGAGGATATTGCTCTTGAAAAAGCAATACTCAATAAAATGGAAGCTCAAGGACTTACTTTATCTGTTGCTGAAAGTTGTACAGGCGGTTATCTTTCACATTTGTTTACCCAGCATCCCGGATGTTCATCTGTATTTTTAGGCGGCGGTGTTACTTATGCTTATGAGCTAAAAGAAAGTATTTTAGGCGTAAAACAAGAAACGTTGGACAATTTTGGTGCTGTAAGTGAGCAAACCGTAAAAGAAATGGTAGAAGGCGCTTTAAAGAATTTCAAATCGGATTTTGCTATAGCTATAACTGGTATTGCAGGTCCAGACGGAGGTACTGATACTAAACCTGTTGGTACTGTGTGGATTGCGGTTGCAGGCAATCAAAAAATGTTAATAAAGAAATACACATTCGGTAATAAACGCCGTCAAAACATTGAAAGGAGTGCTGTAACGGCGTTAACAATGTTGAATACTTTACTCACATAA
- a CDS encoding putative LPS assembly protein LptD: protein MKFTTFFFLLAIILTVSVLSAESKNTYKGHSSKPVRDTIIKLDSVRDKKLLRIKKTKQNISTLGVENTGLNNNYNIVPATDTIIKRDTIKNGKAVKGKKNGATPATKKTTAQTDTTQKKGDIQSEVKAVAEDSTHVDNEHNILYLYGRARVTYEDFELDADFIRVDQKNHIIFARGSIDPRTHRYIGRPISKQKTEKPVSSDSLLFNYETKKGKLYNPASEQEGNFISGGQAKKLNETEVAYRNVIFSTCDLPYPETHFGIVITRGIGEKNRIISGPAYLEIEGIPLPLAIPFGFFPKPNQRTSGVILPTFGEDQQLGFKLSNFGYYLGFNDYIDLTTTATVYSKGSYELNSVMRYLKRYKYTGNLALSFGSHNYGLPGDPATKDVHIDWTHSQDPNANPGSTFSASVNAGTSGFFRNTRGTVNVNTIATSSLRSSISYGKTWAGTPFNLSVGLSHSQDIANKTITIELPTVAFGMSSINPFDSKDRVGEQKWYQKITVSYNMTATNKVNNIPEAELFKSETLSKRLQNGFQHQIPVSLGLNVLKYFQFNSSINYTERWYFQSITKRFERGSTSNSDQLITDTVPGFKRAGEYSVSTGLSTKLYGQVNFKHGNLKAIRHVMTPSISFGYRPDFSDPSFGYYKTAVSNATIPYPYASQKYSIFDGAVYGGPSPGKQAGLNFSVDNTIEAKVKAKSTDTSGTDRKITILQGLSFSTFYNFAADSMKLSPITFSGHTAIFNQKLSISFQGSFNPYVTSIRDSIENNTIKRYAVPINRYTWQDGKFPQLSNIGISMSGSLNSTKAAARGTPGAVNGLANLTPTQSQRLALVNSDPNAYVDFNVPWNINFNYSYSYTNSLNTVTTSNTVQISGDVNVSPKWKVQYSTNYDIKAGKLGSATSFSIYRDLHCWDLSIQWIPFGYLKSYNVTLKVKSTILQDLKLSKRNDYTNSGTFY from the coding sequence TTGAAATTCACAACCTTCTTTTTTCTGCTTGCAATTATTTTAACGGTGAGTGTACTTTCTGCCGAAAGCAAAAATACGTATAAAGGCCATAGCAGCAAACCTGTTAGAGATACTATTATAAAACTTGATTCTGTTCGGGACAAGAAACTGCTTAGGATTAAGAAAACTAAACAAAATATAAGCACCCTTGGTGTTGAAAACACAGGTTTAAATAATAATTATAATATAGTTCCTGCTACCGATACGATTATAAAACGCGACACCATTAAAAACGGAAAAGCTGTTAAGGGCAAAAAAAATGGAGCCACTCCCGCGACAAAGAAAACAACTGCCCAAACTGATACCACACAAAAGAAAGGTGATATACAATCAGAAGTAAAGGCTGTGGCCGAAGATTCTACTCATGTAGATAACGAGCATAATATTTTGTATTTATACGGACGTGCGCGTGTTACTTATGAAGACTTTGAACTCGATGCTGATTTTATCCGTGTTGATCAGAAAAATCACATCATATTCGCTCGCGGAAGTATAGACCCTCGTACACACCGTTATATAGGCCGGCCAATATCGAAGCAAAAAACTGAGAAACCAGTATCTTCCGATTCGCTGTTGTTTAACTATGAAACTAAAAAGGGAAAACTATATAACCCGGCGTCAGAACAAGAGGGTAATTTTATATCCGGCGGACAGGCAAAAAAACTGAACGAAACTGAAGTGGCTTATCGCAATGTAATATTCAGTACTTGCGATCTCCCATACCCGGAAACCCACTTTGGAATCGTGATAACCCGGGGTATTGGTGAAAAAAATAGGATCATCTCAGGGCCTGCCTATCTTGAAATTGAAGGAATTCCTTTACCATTAGCTATTCCGTTTGGTTTTTTCCCGAAACCAAATCAACGAACATCAGGTGTTATACTACCCACTTTTGGCGAGGATCAACAGCTTGGGTTTAAACTCTCCAATTTTGGATACTACTTAGGTTTTAATGATTATATTGACCTTACTACTACAGCTACCGTATATTCAAAAGGATCATATGAGTTAAATAGCGTGATGCGTTATTTAAAAAGATATAAATATACTGGTAACCTTGCGTTAAGCTTTGGATCGCATAATTATGGCTTACCCGGTGATCCGGCTACAAAAGACGTTCATATTGACTGGACGCACTCCCAAGACCCTAACGCTAACCCCGGCTCTACCTTTAGCGCCTCGGTAAATGCCGGTACTTCGGGCTTTTTCAGAAATACCAGGGGAACGGTCAATGTAAATACTATAGCTACAAGCAGCTTACGCTCAAGTATATCTTATGGTAAAACATGGGCTGGTACACCATTCAATTTAAGTGTTGGTTTGTCGCATAGCCAGGATATCGCCAATAAAACCATTACTATAGAATTACCAACGGTGGCCTTTGGTATGTCGTCCATAAATCCATTTGATTCTAAAGATAGGGTAGGCGAGCAAAAATGGTATCAGAAAATTACAGTAAGCTATAACATGACGGCCACCAATAAGGTAAATAACATACCGGAGGCCGAGCTTTTTAAAAGTGAAACGCTTTCAAAACGTTTACAAAATGGTTTCCAGCATCAGATACCTGTGAGTTTAGGTCTTAATGTGTTGAAATACTTCCAGTTTAACAGCAGCATTAACTATACCGAGCGTTGGTATTTTCAAAGTATAACTAAAAGATTTGAACGCGGAAGTACCAGTAACTCCGATCAGTTGATCACAGATACTGTACCTGGTTTTAAACGCGCCGGAGAATATAGTGTCAGTACCGGCTTATCTACTAAATTGTACGGTCAGGTAAATTTTAAACATGGAAATCTGAAAGCGATCAGACACGTAATGACACCTTCTATAAGCTTTGGTTACCGCCCGGATTTTTCTGATCCAAGTTTTGGATATTATAAAACTGCGGTAAGTAATGCTACCATACCTTATCCATATGCCTCCCAGAAATATTCTATTTTTGATGGAGCTGTTTATGGAGGCCCTTCGCCAGGTAAGCAAGCCGGACTTAATTTTAGCGTAGATAATACGATTGAAGCCAAAGTAAAGGCAAAAAGTACAGATACATCGGGTACAGATCGTAAGATAACTATTTTGCAGGGTTTATCTTTTTCAACCTTCTACAATTTTGCCGCCGATTCTATGAAGCTTTCACCCATTACGTTTTCGGGGCATACCGCCATTTTTAATCAAAAGTTGAGCATTAGCTTTCAGGGGAGCTTTAACCCATATGTGACATCTATTCGGGATTCTATAGAAAACAACACTATCAAACGATACGCTGTTCCGATCAATCGTTATACCTGGCAAGATGGCAAGTTTCCTCAATTATCAAATATAGGTATATCTATGAGTGGTAGTTTAAATTCAACCAAAGCGGCGGCGCGCGGTACCCCGGGAGCGGTAAACGGTCTGGCTAACCTTACGCCAACCCAATCCCAGCGTTTGGCTTTGGTAAATAGCGACCCGAATGCTTACGTTGATTTTAATGTGCCCTGGAATATTAACTTTAATTACAGCTATAGCTATACTAATTCATTAAATACAGTCACAACGAGCAATACAGTACAGATAAGCGGGGATGTCAATGTTTCGCCTAAGTGGAAAGTGCAATATTCAACTAACTATGATATCAAAGCTGGGAAATTAGGGAGCGCAACTTCATTTTCGATTTATCGCGATCTGCATTGCTGGGATCTTTCCATTCAATGGATACCTTTTGGTTATTTGAAATCATATAATGTTACGCTGAAGGTAAAATCAACTATATTGCAGGATCTGAAACTGAGCAAGCGAAATGATTATACCAATAGTGGAACCTTTTACTAA